Proteins co-encoded in one Garra rufa chromosome 7, GarRuf1.0, whole genome shotgun sequence genomic window:
- the dnase1l4.1 gene encoding deoxyribonuclease 1 like 4, tandem duplicate 1, translating to MKVASFNIQRFGKSKLSDPFVMKTLVKIVSRYDIIVILEVVDSSGQSVDDFLEELNKFNKTHHYTLEISTRLGRGNYKEQFMFLYRDDLVDLVGSYQYKDDQLGDEDAFAREPYILRFKCHKTELEDLVLMPVHTKPEDSVKELDELYDVFQDVKKKWKTDNIMILGDFNADGNYVSEEEMKTIRIRSDENFHWLIKDDEDTTASTRNDNTYDRIVVYGEDMLKAVVANSAKPFNFQKAYKLTFEDAVKVSDHYPVEVELKRKRKQLKRKRKADEEEQDD from the exons ATGAAGGTTGCATCTTTCAACATCCAGAGATTTGGGAAATCAAAACTCTCAGATCCGTTCGTAATGAAAACCCTGGTCAAG ATAGTGTCACGCTATGACATCATTGTTATTCTCGAAGTGGTGGATTCTAGCGGACAGTCAGTGGATGATTTCCTCGAAGAGCTGAATAA GTTCAACAAGACCCATCATTACACCTTGGAGATCAGCACACGCCTGGGAAGAGGAAATTACAAAGAACAGTTCATGTTTCTTTACAG GGACGACCTGGTGGATTTGGTTGGGTCCTATCAATACAAAGACGATCAGCTTGGAGATGAAGATGCTTTTGCCAGAGAGCCGTATATTCTGCGGTTCAAATGTCATAAAACAG AGTTGGAAGATTTGGTGCTGATGCCCGTCCACACCAAGCCTGAGGATTCAGTGAAGGAACTTGACGAACTCTATGACGTGTTTCAAGATGTCAAGAAGAAATGGAAGACTGAT AACATCATGATTTTGGGGGACTTCAATGCCGATGGCAATTACGTGTCTGAGGAAGAAATGAAAACAATCCGCATCAGGAGCGACGAGAACTTCCATTGGCTGATCAAGGATGATGAGGACACCACAGCTAGCACCAGAAATGACAACACCTACGATCG GATTGTGGTATATGGAGAAGACATGCTGAAAGCTGTGGTTGCGAACTCCGCAAAACCGTTCAACTTTCAGAAGGCCTACAAGCTGACATTTGAGGAT GCCGTAAAGGTGAGTGACCACTATCCAGTCGAGGTGGAGCTGAAGAGAAAACGCAAGCAGCTTAAACGTAAACGCAAGGCAGATGAAGAGGAACAGGATGACTAA
- the tma7 gene encoding translation machinery-associated protein 7 → MSGREGGKKKPLKAPKKQSKDVDDEDMAFKQKQKEEQKAMEQLKAKAAGKGPLTGGGIKKSGKK, encoded by the exons ATGTCTGGAAGAGAag GAGGTAAAAAGAAACCCCTGAAGGCTCCCAAGAAGCAGTCGAAGGACGTGGATGAT GAGGACATGGCtttcaaacaaaaacagaaaGAGGAGCAGAAAGCAATGGAACAGTTGAAAGCCAAGGCTGCTGGAAAAGGACCTTTAA CCGGAGGAGGAATCAAGAAGTCTGGGAAGAAGTGA
- the ccdc51 gene encoding mitochondrial potassium channel — protein sequence MRFRGNTIFLSSYVSTCLYRHPVSGPVQWSLHRAYCTQQQSPKDEPNKITSVKERTASALSYAGDLGRQWGQSAVKTATVTVNYWWARYEEFVGLNEVRGAQSKVTEAEKAFMVARGIVKEAHASLEALQVRLKEVRDRLDRVSREEAHYLELATLEHKLLQEERRLKTAYENAEEGEREKFALFSAGVRESHEKERTRAERTKNWSVIGSVLGAVIGVMGSTYINRVRLQELKSLLLEAQKGPVSLQEAIKVQASMHKTQQDELSILIDSLRTTLKGSVEGVKTVKPAFVPAAAAVVHPSSASEEAIREILHHSQRAQGLIESLKPQLEQLEENVGKVETELQGVKTTLQSRAVEKPVIRTRDTQLFVCDTETVVEGLGRTEKRLEAQINKTSLYNTVLTCAAFAVTVPVLYVLLKGT from the exons ATGAGGTTCAGAGGGAACACTATATTTCTAAGCAGCTATGTCTCCACATGTCTCTACCGACACCCGGTGTCTGGTCCGGTCCAGTGGAGCCTCCACAGAGCTTATTGCACCCAGCAGCAAAGCCCGAAAGATGAGCCGAACAAGATTACATCTGTTAAAGAGCGCACAGCATCTGCGTTATCATACGCAGGAGACCTGGGAAGGCAGTGGGGACAGAGTGCGGTGAAAACCGCAACAGTGACGGTCAACTACTGGTGGGCACGCTATGAGGAGTTTGTCGGGCTTAATGAAGTCCGAGGTGCTCAATCCAAGGTCACAGAG GCTGAAAAGGCCTTCATGGTTGCCAGAGGAATCGTCAAAGAAGCTCACGCCAGCCTGGAGGCTCTCCAAGTTCGGCTGAAGGAAGTGAGGGACCGTTTGGACCGCGTGTCTCGTGAAGAGGCACATTACTTAGAGTTAGCAACACTGGAACATAAGCTACTGCAG GAAGAACGACGTCTCAAAACGGCCTATGAGAATGCCGAAGAAGGCGAGCGAGAGAAGTTTGCGCTCTTCTCCGCTGGCGTACGAGAAAGCCACGAGAAAGAGAGGACCAGAGCTGAACGTACCAAAAACTGGTCCGTTATTGGATCGGTATTGGGTGCTGTCATCGGCGTAATGGGCTCCACTTATATAAACCGTGTACGTTTGCAGGAACTCAAGAGCTTGTTGCTGGAGGCCCAGAAGGGACCGGTGAGTCTTCAGGAAGCCATCAAGGTCCAGGCTAGCATGCACAAAACGCAACAAGACGAACTCAGCATCCTCATCGACTCACTCCGGACAACTTTGAAAGGTAGCGTAGAAGGCGTGAAAACAGTCAAACCAGCATTTGTCCCAGCAGCGGCTGCCGTTGTTCATCCATCCAGTGCCTCAGAAGAAGCAATCCGAGAGATTCTCCACCACAGCCAAAGAGCCCAAGGGCTCATTGAAAGCCTCAAACCCCAGCTGGAGCAGCTGGAGGAGAACGTGGGGAAGGTTGAGACCGAGCTGCAGGGGGTCAAGACAACCCTGCAGTCCCGTGCCGTGGAGAAGCCCGTCATTCGTACCCGAGACACGCAGCTCTTTGTATGCGATACAGAGACGGTCGTTGAAGGCCTCGGTCGAACTGAGAAAAGACTGGAGGCGCAGATCAACAAAACAAGTCTATACAATACAGTCCTGACATGTGCTGCCTTTGCTGTGACTGTGCCAGTTCTGTATGTGTTGTTGAAAGGTACTTGA
- the mcm2 gene encoding DNA replication licensing factor MCM2, translating into MADSSESLHMATSPSRGSRRGDLTSSPGRDLPPFEDESEGILGDNIVDEEDGDGEELIGDGMERDYRVIPELDRYEAEGLDEDEDLSELSPGARAEAEAAMRRRDREQGLGMGRIGRGLLYDSEDEDDKRPTKRQRVLAERAADGVALDGEDEEMIESIENLEDMKGHTVREWVSMAAPRLEIYHRFKNFLRTHVDEHGHNVFKERISDMCKENKESLLVNYEELASREHVLAYFLPEAPAEMLKIFDEAAKEVVLAMYPKYDRIAHEIHVRIGNLPLVEELRSLRQLHLNQLIRTSGVVTSCTGVLPQLGMVKYNCNKCNFILGPFFQSQNQEVKPGSCPECQSLGPFDINMEQTVYQNYQRITIQESPGKVAAGRLPRSKDAILLADLVDTCKPGDEIELTGIYHNNYDGSLNMANGFPVFATVILANHIARKDEGVAVAELTDEDIKAIMALSKDERIGERIFASIGPSIYGHEDIKRGLALALFGGEAKNPGGKHKVRGDINVLLCGDPGTAKSQFLKYVEKVASRAVFSTGQGASAVGLTAYVQRHPVSREWTLEAGALVLADRGVCLIDEFDKMNDQDRTSIHEAMEQQSISISKAGIVTSLQARCTVIAAANPIGGRYDPSLTFSENVDLTEPIISRFDVLCIVRDTVDPVQDEMLARFVVGSHIKHHPSNKEGGIAGLEEVVLPNTFDVPPIPQELLRKYIIYSKERVHPKLNQMDQDKVARIYSDLRKESMATGSIPITVRHIESMIRMAEAHARMHLRDYVLEDDVNMAIRVMLESFIDTQKFSVMRSMRKTFARYLAFRRDNNELLLFVLKQLVSEQVAYQRNRYGAQQDTIEIAEKDLVDKARQINIHNLSAFYDSDLFRSNKFSHDVKKKLIVQQF; encoded by the exons ATGGCG GATTCATCAGAGTCGCTTCACATGGCCACCAGCCCCAGTCGCGGTTCTCGGCGGGGCGACCTGACCTCCAGCCCCGGCAGAGACCTTCCCCCCTTTGAGGACGAGTCCGAGGGGATTCTGGGAGACAATATTGTCGATGAGGAGGATGGAGACGGAGAAGAGCTGATTGGAGATGGGATGGAAAG AGACTATCGTGTCATCCCAGAACTGGACCGTTATGAAGCGGAGGGTCTGGATGAGGATGAAGACCTCAGCGAGCTTTCTCCCGGCGCTCGGGCGGAAGCAGAAGCGGCTATGAGACGGCGTGACCGAGAACAGGGCCTTGGTATGGGTCGCATCGGACGTGGACTTCTTTACG ACAGTGAAGATGAAGACGACAAACGGCCTACAAAGAGGCAGCGGGTTCTCGCGGAGAGGGCAGCCGACGGCGTCGCGTTAGACGGCGAGGATGAGGAGATGATCGAAAGCATTGAGAACCTGGAGGACATGAAGGGCCACACGGTCAGGGAGTGGGTTTCAATGGCCGCCCCGCGACTGGAGATCTACCACCGCTTCAAGAACTTCCTGCGAACGCATGTGGACGAGCACGGACACAATGTGTTCAAAGAGCGCATTAGTGATATGTGCAAAG AAAACAAGGAGAGTTTGCTGGTGAACTATGAAGAGCTAGCGTCTAGGGAGCACGTTCTGGCTTACTTTCTGCCGGAGGCTCCTGCTGAGATGCTGAAGATCTTTGACGAAGCCGCCAAAGAGGTGGTGTTGGCCATGTACCCCAAATACGACAGAATCGCACACGAAATCCACGTCCGCATCGGCAACCTGCCATTGGTGGAAGAGCTTAGATCGCTCAG GCAGCTTCACCTGAACCAGTTGATCCGCACCAGCGGTGTCGTGACTAGCTGCACTGGAGTTTTGCCGCAGCTCGGTATGGTGAAATACAACTGTAATAAGTGTAACTTTATCTTGGGACCCTTCTTCCAGTCCCAGAACCAGGAGGTGAAGCCAGGCTCTTGCCCCGAGTGTCAGTCGCTCGGTCCGTTTGATATCAACATGGAACAG ACCGTGTACCAGAACTACCAGCGTATCACCATTCAGGAGAGTCCTGGGAAAGTCGCGGCAGGCCGCCTGCCTCGCTCCAAAGACGCCATCTTGTTGGCTGACTTGGTGGACACTTGCAAACCCGGAGACGAGATT GAGCTCACAGGAATCTACCACAACAACTACGACGGCTCTCTCAACATGGCCAATGGCTTCCCCGTCTTCGCCACTGTAATCCTGGCCAATCACATCGCCCGCAAGGATGAGGGCGTGGCCGTGGCGGAGCTCACCGATGAAGACATCAAAGCCATCATGGCTCTGTCCAAAGACGAGCGCATTGGCGAACGG ATTTTCGCAAGTATTGGTCCTTCCATCTACGGGCACGAGGATATCAAACGTGGTCTGGCGCTTGCTCTGTTTGGCGGCGAAGCTAAGAATCCAG GTGGAAAGCACAAAGTGCGTGGTGATATTAACGTTCTCCTATGCGGAGATCCAGGCACAGCCAAGTCCCAGTTTCTAAAGTACGTCGAGAAGGTTGCGAGTCGTGCGGTCTTCTCTACAGGGCAGGGCGCTTCCGCCGTGGGTCTGACGGCTTACGTCCAACGTCATCCCGTGAGTCGAGAGTGGACGCTGGAGGCGGGAGCTTTGGTCTTGGCGGACCGAGGAGTCTGCCTCATTGACGAGTTTGATAAG ATGAACGATCAGGACAGGACCAGCATCCACGAGGCGATGGAGCAGCAGAGCATCTCCATTTCCAAAGCTGGGATCGTCACATCGCTGCAGGCTCGCTGCACAGTCATCGCCGCCGCCAATCCAATCG GTGGGCGTTACGACCCGTCTCTCACGTTCTCGGAAAACGTTGACCTGACGGAGCCCATCATATCTCGATTTGACGTTCTGTGCATCGTAAGAGACACCGTCGACCCTGTGCAG GATGAAATGTTGGCTCGCTTTGTAGTGGGCAGCCACATCAAGCATCACCCGAGCAACAAAGAAGGGGGCATAGCCGGTCTAGAGGAGGTGGTGCTGCCAAACACCTTCGATGTCCCGCCCATCCCTCAGGAGCTGCTCAGAAAGTACATCATATACTCGAAAGAGCGCGTGCATCCGAAACTCAATCAGATGGACCAGGACAAGGTGGCCCGAATTTACAGCGACCTTCGAAAAGAGTCTATG GCTACGGGCAGTATCCCAATTACGGTGCGTCACATAGAGTCCATGATCCGCATGGCCGAGGCACACGCCCGCATGCATCTGCGGGATTACGTGCTGGAGGACGACGTCAACATGGCTATCCGTGTCATGCTGGAAAGCTTCATTGACACGCAGAAGTTCAGCGTGATGAGGAGCATGCGGAAG ACGTTCGCACGTTATCTGGCCTTCAGACGGGACAACAACGAGCTGTTGCTCTTCGTCCTGAAGCAGCTGGTTTCCGAGCAGGTCGCGTATCAGCGCAACCGTTACGGAGCCCAGCAGGACACCATCGAGATTGCTGAGAAGGATCTGGTGGACAAG GCCCGACAGATTAATATCCACAACCTGTCGGCGTTTTACGACAGCGACCTCTTCCGCTCAAACAAATTCTCCCACGACGTCAAGAAAAAGCTCATTGTACAGCAGTTCTAG